A region of the Arenibacter antarcticus genome:
AGGAGGAGAGATATAGAGTTCTATCGTTTGATTGAATTTTATAAATGTCTGATAAAATCCATTCTTTCGCCTAAAACGCGGATTATGAAAATTCCATTATTAATCCTGTTATAAAAGATTACATGCGATTTATACCGGTATCGAAGTAGCAAGGTTTCATTCCCATGCAGGTAGAACCTTCCCATTTCTGGCCTGTCGGTCAATTCTTGAAAACAGGTAATAAGACCATTCTTATAAACACGAGCTTGGTTAATTCCAAAATTTTCAATGGTATATTCCGCAATTTTTTCAAGGTCAGATTCTGCACTTTTACTAAGAAGGTATTTAGCCATTCTTTTTGGCATATTTCAATTCGGCATCCTTCCAGATATCATCGACACTTTTATCGCTTACACCACTTGCTAAGCCCTC
Encoded here:
- a CDS encoding type II toxin-antitoxin system RelE/ParE family toxin, yielding MAKYLLSKSAESDLEKIAEYTIENFGINQARVYKNGLITCFQELTDRPEMGRFYLHGNETLLLRYRYKSHVIFYNRINNGIFIIRVLGERMDFIRHL